Proteins from a genomic interval of Vibrio casei:
- the narX gene encoding nitrate/nitrite two-component system sensor histidine kinase NarX — protein sequence MKRIQLKQVQVKQAKSKQARSKQTLASPLWNPFSLVNQVSLSMLVITVCAIIGMSVSAWVANSIQGNAHAINRIGFMRMQSFELLSLLPLNQQTSEVLSVTDKSSHSQFLEEYIHERGLSDEYKKVHRYWLEEVKPTLLEAHSPDGARQVITQYVDQLDQLVHLIDKETEHRLWVLKSLQTTFIILLLLILFANVVHLRSRIFHPWRQLLTMAFELKNGHLQSRFPVNNKKDELNQLGIMFNSMADKLESMYSNLETLVESKTESLTHKNRLLDFLYRSSGVLILDNSERYCALFSPIVFELRDITGYQNITLEIADYHKSGNCQVISTAQHQRPENCLDLSCEACFFSISEPLPNTNGEVKVWELEDGLRSYGRLKIEFLHDQAPSEDNLQFIDTLSKQITRSLASKYQEHLNSELMLANERATIARELHDSIAQSLSCLKIRLSCLQMQSSHFSDDQKNLVKEMRQEVDTAYTQLRHLLATFRLKLTEPGLLAALENTVEEFNEKLGLMIHLNFEVPANSISSHQAVHIVHIVREALSNIYKHANASMVHIDAKYDVNNQKVSVTVTDNGCGMNTITEPKNHYGLTIMRDRAKLLPGKLNIKSESGVGTRINIEFSPQ from the coding sequence ATGAAGCGAATTCAATTAAAGCAAGTTCAAGTAAAGCAAGCTAAATCAAAGCAAGCTCGGTCAAAACAGACGCTTGCGAGTCCTCTGTGGAATCCATTTTCGCTCGTCAATCAAGTATCTCTATCTATGCTGGTGATCACGGTATGCGCGATCATCGGTATGTCGGTTTCTGCCTGGGTTGCTAATAGTATTCAGGGAAATGCTCACGCGATTAACCGAATTGGTTTTATGCGGATGCAGAGTTTTGAATTGTTATCATTATTACCGCTTAATCAACAGACAAGTGAGGTGCTATCCGTTACCGATAAGAGTAGCCATTCCCAATTTCTAGAAGAGTATATTCATGAACGCGGCCTTTCAGATGAATATAAAAAGGTACATCGTTATTGGCTAGAGGAGGTTAAACCCACTTTGCTTGAGGCGCATAGTCCAGACGGCGCAAGGCAAGTTATCACCCAATATGTGGATCAATTAGATCAATTGGTGCATTTAATTGATAAAGAAACAGAACATCGTTTATGGGTTTTGAAATCCTTACAGACGACGTTCATCATTTTATTATTACTGATTTTATTTGCCAATGTAGTGCATTTACGTAGCCGTATTTTTCACCCTTGGCGTCAGTTATTGACCATGGCTTTTGAGTTAAAAAATGGTCATTTACAATCTCGCTTTCCAGTGAATAATAAAAAAGATGAACTGAATCAATTAGGTATTATGTTTAACAGCATGGCAGATAAGCTCGAGAGTATGTACTCAAACCTCGAAACGTTAGTGGAAAGCAAAACGGAGAGTCTGACTCATAAAAATAGGTTGCTCGATTTTTTGTATCGCTCCAGTGGGGTTTTGATTTTAGATAATAGTGAGAGATATTGTGCTTTATTTTCCCCAATAGTATTCGAGCTTAGAGATATCACTGGTTATCAAAACATTACTTTAGAAATAGCGGATTACCATAAGTCGGGCAATTGCCAAGTGATTTCAACTGCGCAGCATCAAAGACCGGAAAACTGTTTGGATCTGAGTTGTGAAGCTTGTTTCTTTTCGATATCTGAACCATTACCGAACACGAATGGTGAGGTTAAAGTGTGGGAACTTGAGGATGGGTTACGCAGTTATGGCCGATTAAAAATTGAGTTTTTGCATGATCAAGCTCCCTCGGAAGATAATCTGCAATTTATTGACACGTTAAGTAAACAAATTACTCGCTCTTTAGCCTCTAAATACCAAGAACATTTAAATAGTGAATTAATGTTAGCCAATGAGCGTGCGACGATTGCTCGTGAATTGCATGATTCCATTGCTCAATCTTTGTCTTGTTTGAAGATCCGTTTGAGTTGCTTGCAAATGCAAAGCAGTCATTTTTCGGATGATCAAAAAAACTTGGTCAAAGAAATGCGTCAGGAAGTAGATACGGCCTATACCCAACTGCGCCATTTGCTCGCGACGTTTAGATTGAAATTAACGGAGCCCGGTTTATTAGCGGCATTGGAAAATACGGTTGAAGAATTTAATGAAAAATTGGGGTTAATGATCCACTTAAACTTTGAAGTGCCGGCCAATAGTATCTCTTCCCACCAAGCAGTGCATATTGTGCATATTGTTCGTGAAGCATTATCCAACATCTATAAACATGCAAATGCCAGCATGGTTCATATTGACGCTAAATATGATGTTAATAATCAAAAAGTTTCTGTGACAGTAACGGATAATGGTTGTGGCATGAATACAATTACTGAACCTAAAAATCATTACGGTCTCACTATTATGAGAGATAGAGCCAAGTTGCTACCTGGCAAGCTCAATATTAAATCAGAATCAGGGGTAGGAACGCGTATTAATATTGAGTTCTCACCACAATAA
- the narL gene encoding two-component system response regulator NarL has product MELQHTNKSTILLIDDHPMLCRGVKHLIEMNGNMQVVAMAHTGTDGIALAKEHDPDLILLDLNMPEMNGLETLRELRNGHLSSRVVVFTVSNYKGDLTNAIKLGADGYLLKDMEPEELIKAIDQACNGQMVLSPEMTPILMEGLRSKKEAPRGIDSLTKREFQTLKLVATGMTNKMIARKLDIAEGTVKVHVKSLLKKLNLHSRVEMAVWVHEENIC; this is encoded by the coding sequence ATGGAATTACAACACACCAATAAATCAACCATATTATTAATTGATGATCACCCAATGTTATGCAGAGGCGTGAAACATTTAATTGAAATGAATGGCAATATGCAAGTCGTAGCAATGGCTCACACTGGCACAGATGGCATAGCATTGGCGAAAGAACATGATCCGGACCTTATTTTATTGGATCTTAATATGCCTGAGATGAATGGCTTAGAAACCTTACGTGAATTGCGAAATGGCCACCTATCGAGCCGAGTCGTTGTGTTTACAGTCTCGAATTATAAAGGTGATTTAACCAATGCCATTAAGTTAGGTGCCGATGGCTATTTACTAAAAGACATGGAACCTGAAGAATTAATAAAAGCTATTGATCAAGCTTGTAACGGGCAAATGGTACTAAGCCCAGAAATGACCCCGATTTTAATGGAAGGTTTACGCAGTAAAAAAGAAGCGCCACGTGGAATTGACAGTTTAACCAAACGGGAATTTCAAACCTTAAAGCTGGTTGCAACGGGAATGACGAATAAGATGATTGCTCGTAAATTGGATATTGCCGAAGGGACAGTGAAAGTTCACGTTAAAAGTTTGCTAAAAAAATTGAATTTGCACTCGCGTGTCGAAATGGCGGTGTGGGTACATGAAGAGAATATCTGTTAA
- the yjfF gene encoding galactofuranose ABC transporter, permease protein YjfF, whose translation MIKRHLPLMITIGVFFLGYIICLVEYPAFLTTRVICNILTDNAFLGIIAVGMTFVILSGGIDLSVGAVVAFTGVLLAKMVGDWGVNPVVAIPIVLAMGAMFGAMMGWFIDTLKIPPFIITLAGMFFLRGASFIISEQSIPIVHPMFRELSRASWKIWGGGRLSLIAIIMLAVVAFGIYLAHRTRFGNNVYAIGGNAQSAALMGVPVRQTNIRIYMLSSLLATLAGIVFAIYTSAGYPLAAVGVELDGIAAVVIGGTLLSGGVGTVLGSLFGVLIQGLIQTYITFDGTLSSWWTKIIIGILLFCFIGLQRLLVVLSERRRNVKPADQAKIEAVS comes from the coding sequence ATGATTAAGCGCCACTTACCTTTAATGATCACTATTGGGGTGTTTTTCCTAGGCTATATCATTTGCCTAGTCGAATACCCTGCCTTTTTAACCACTCGAGTAATTTGCAATATCTTAACCGATAATGCATTTCTCGGAATTATCGCGGTCGGCATGACCTTCGTGATCCTCTCTGGGGGAATCGACCTTTCGGTTGGTGCCGTGGTTGCCTTTACTGGAGTACTGCTCGCTAAAATGGTCGGTGACTGGGGAGTCAATCCAGTGGTCGCGATACCGATTGTGCTTGCGATGGGTGCCATGTTTGGCGCAATGATGGGCTGGTTTATTGATACCTTAAAAATCCCACCTTTCATCATTACATTGGCGGGTATGTTCTTTTTACGTGGCGCCAGTTTTATTATTTCAGAGCAGTCGATTCCCATCGTACACCCAATGTTTAGAGAACTGTCCCGAGCATCATGGAAGATTTGGGGAGGCGGTCGATTAAGCTTAATTGCCATTATCATGCTTGCGGTTGTCGCTTTTGGGATCTATCTCGCTCACCGAACTCGATTTGGTAATAACGTCTATGCGATTGGCGGTAATGCTCAGTCTGCCGCCTTGATGGGCGTGCCGGTTCGTCAAACCAACATCCGTATTTATATGCTGTCGAGCCTACTAGCCACTTTAGCCGGTATTGTATTTGCCATTTACACGTCGGCAGGCTACCCGCTTGCAGCAGTCGGTGTTGAACTTGATGGTATTGCGGCGGTTGTCATCGGAGGCACCCTATTATCGGGTGGCGTCGGTACGGTTTTAGGTTCATTATTTGGCGTATTAATTCAAGGATTGATCCAAACATACATCACCTTTGATGGTACCTTAAGCTCTTGGTGGACAAAAATCATCATCGGTATTTTATTATTTTGTTTTATTGGCTTGCAGCGTTTACTCGTCGTGTTATCCGAAAGACGAAGAAATGTTAAACCTGCCGATCAAGCAAAAATTGAGGCAGTAAGCTAA
- the ytfT gene encoding galactofuranose ABC transporter, ATP-binding protein YtfT: MRSQTVQDSLKPKPEQPSKFKFKVPKGAPQIAALILVLLINSLVSDGFFSIHIQDGRLFGSVIDILNRCAPVALLTLGMTLVIATGGIDLSVGAVMAISGATMASLAAQEYSIPVVILASLAAGLACDLWNGFLVAVFKIQPIVATLILMVAGRGIAQLITEGQIITFNNDALAWLGSGSFLYFPTPVVITLLCTLFIWMLTKKTALGLFIESVGINIRAAKNAGVNTPVIVISTYMLSGLMAAIAGIIVAADIRGADANNAGLWLEMDAILAVVIGGTALMGGRFHLFLALVGALIIQGVNTGILLSGYQPQWNLIVKALVVLVVLVLQSSTVLNSLKRGKL; the protein is encoded by the coding sequence ATGAGGTCCCAAACGGTTCAAGATTCTCTAAAACCAAAACCAGAACAACCTTCAAAGTTCAAATTCAAGGTGCCTAAAGGCGCACCACAAATTGCAGCCTTAATTTTAGTTTTGCTGATCAACAGCCTTGTCTCGGATGGTTTCTTCTCAATTCATATCCAAGATGGACGCTTATTTGGCAGTGTGATTGATATTTTAAATCGCTGTGCTCCAGTTGCCCTACTTACCCTAGGTATGACACTCGTGATCGCCACTGGCGGGATCGATTTATCGGTTGGCGCGGTCATGGCGATCAGCGGTGCGACTATGGCCAGCTTAGCCGCTCAAGAATATTCCATCCCGGTGGTAATTTTAGCGTCGCTGGCAGCAGGTCTTGCCTGTGATTTATGGAATGGCTTCTTAGTCGCTGTATTTAAAATTCAGCCGATTGTTGCCACCTTAATATTGATGGTGGCAGGACGAGGTATCGCTCAGCTGATTACTGAAGGGCAAATCATCACCTTCAATAACGACGCTTTAGCATGGTTAGGCAGTGGTTCTTTCCTCTACTTCCCAACCCCAGTCGTTATCACACTACTGTGTACTTTGTTTATCTGGATGCTTACCAAAAAAACTGCGCTCGGCTTATTTATTGAATCGGTCGGGATTAATATCCGTGCCGCCAAAAATGCTGGCGTAAACACCCCGGTTATCGTGATTTCCACTTACATGTTGAGCGGATTAATGGCAGCCATTGCCGGCATTATTGTCGCCGCCGATATTCGAGGAGCCGATGCCAATAATGCGGGTTTATGGTTGGAAATGGACGCGATATTAGCGGTAGTGATTGGTGGTACCGCGTTAATGGGCGGCCGCTTTCATTTATTCCTCGCTTTAGTTGGTGCGCTGATTATCCAAGGCGTAAATACCGGAATATTACTCTCTGGCTACCAGCCGCAATGGAACTTAATCGTGAAGGCTTTAGTGGTTCTCGTCGTTCTCGTATTGCAATCTTCTACGGTTTTAAATTCATTAAAGAGAGGTAAATTATGA
- the ytfR gene encoding galactofuranose ABC transporter, ATP-binding protein YtfR, with translation MSQIKSEQGRSATPLLQTKGISKSFPGVRALDNVDFELQHGEIMALLGENGAGKSTLIKVLTGVYQKDSGEVLLENQAINPTDTSHAQQLGIGTVYQEVNLLPNMSVVDNLFIGHEPKKWGFVDRKAMTEKSKELVKHYGLNIDVTQPLNHFSVAIQQVIAIARAVSLSAKILILDEPTASLDNNEVKMLFRIMNDLKQQGISLIFITHFLEQVYDISDRITVLRNGQFIGTRVTKDLPRIELIKMMLGKDLADNALKRAGKTRLSDTPTIQLKNYGKKGTIHPFDLDVYPGEIVGLAGLLGSGRTETAEVIFGIQPNDSGQCTFKGEKLTIHSARKASRSGLGFCPEDRKTDGIIGAASVRENIILALQAQRGWFKPISQKEQETIATRFIEQLGIKTPNMEQPIEFLSGGNQQKVLLARWLLTKPKFLILDEPTRGIDVGAHAEIIRLIESLCADGLALLVISSELEELVGYADRVIVLRDKKQVSEIPTETLTVPAIMQAIAQGGAA, from the coding sequence ATGTCACAAATTAAATCTGAGCAAGGACGCTCAGCCACACCTCTACTGCAAACCAAAGGAATATCTAAATCTTTCCCTGGGGTTCGCGCGCTCGATAATGTCGATTTTGAGCTACAACATGGCGAAATCATGGCCTTATTAGGTGAAAATGGTGCGGGAAAATCCACCTTAATTAAAGTGCTCACTGGTGTATATCAAAAAGACAGCGGTGAAGTATTATTAGAAAACCAAGCAATTAATCCAACCGATACTTCACATGCCCAACAACTCGGCATAGGTACGGTTTATCAAGAAGTCAACTTACTGCCTAACATGTCAGTGGTGGATAATTTATTTATCGGCCATGAGCCTAAGAAATGGGGATTTGTTGATCGTAAGGCCATGACTGAAAAATCCAAAGAATTGGTAAAACACTATGGTCTGAATATTGATGTCACCCAGCCTCTTAACCATTTTTCGGTTGCGATTCAACAAGTCATCGCGATTGCGCGGGCGGTCTCTTTATCCGCCAAAATATTAATATTAGATGAGCCCACCGCTAGCCTAGATAACAATGAAGTAAAGATGCTATTTCGCATCATGAATGACTTAAAGCAACAAGGGATTAGCTTAATTTTCATTACTCACTTTCTTGAGCAAGTCTATGACATTTCTGACCGCATTACCGTTTTGCGTAATGGGCAGTTTATAGGGACACGAGTCACCAAAGATCTACCACGTATTGAATTAATCAAAATGATGCTAGGTAAAGATCTTGCTGATAACGCGCTGAAACGTGCTGGTAAAACCCGCTTAAGTGATACGCCTACTATCCAGCTTAAAAATTACGGCAAGAAAGGCACCATTCATCCTTTTGATCTTGATGTGTATCCCGGAGAAATCGTTGGGCTGGCAGGTTTACTCGGCTCGGGCCGAACCGAAACCGCGGAAGTCATTTTTGGTATTCAACCCAATGACAGTGGCCAATGTACTTTCAAAGGCGAAAAACTCACCATTCATTCTGCCAGAAAAGCTTCTCGCTCAGGTTTAGGCTTTTGTCCTGAAGATAGAAAAACCGATGGCATTATTGGCGCAGCATCCGTGAGAGAAAATATTATCCTCGCGCTGCAAGCACAACGTGGTTGGTTCAAACCTATTTCGCAGAAAGAACAAGAAACCATCGCCACTCGCTTTATTGAGCAGCTAGGTATTAAAACCCCAAATATGGAACAACCGATAGAATTTCTGTCTGGCGGTAATCAACAAAAAGTTCTACTTGCTCGTTGGTTATTAACCAAACCGAAATTCTTGATTTTAGATGAGCCGACCCGCGGGATTGATGTTGGTGCACATGCTGAAATCATTCGTTTAATTGAGTCATTGTGCGCAGATGGGCTCGCCTTGTTAGTTATCTCTTCCGAGCTTGAAGAACTGGTCGGTTATGCAGACCGAGTGATTGTGCTGAGAGATAAAAAACAAGTATCAGAAATTCCAACCGAAACATTAACGGTTCCTGCAATCATGCAAGCTATTGCCCAAGGAGGTGCAGCATGA
- the ytfQ gene encoding galactofuranose ABC transporter, galactofuranose-binding protein YtfQ, giving the protein MLKKLTLTAMVSAALVSPSIFAQDLTVGFSQIGSESGWRAAETSVAKTEAEKRGITLKISDAQQKQENQIKAVRSFIAQGVDAIFIAPVVQTGWGPVLEEAKDYDIPVFLLDRGIDVQDDSLYMTAVMADNVLEGELAGKWLIDTVGDKSCNVVELQGTVGASVAIDRKKGFQDAIASADNLKIIRTQSGEFTRSKGKEVMESFIKAEDNGKNICAVFAHNDDMAIGAIQSIKEAGLKPGSDIYIVSIDGVPDIFKAMMAGDANATVELTPNMAGPAYDALIKYKEDGTVPPKHIKTETTLFEPGSAKEQLALKKDMGY; this is encoded by the coding sequence ATGCTAAAAAAATTAACCTTAACTGCCATGGTCAGCGCCGCCCTAGTATCTCCTTCCATTTTTGCTCAAGACCTCACGGTAGGCTTTTCTCAAATAGGATCAGAGTCTGGTTGGCGAGCAGCGGAAACCAGCGTAGCTAAAACAGAAGCTGAAAAGCGCGGCATCACATTAAAAATTTCCGATGCGCAGCAAAAACAAGAAAACCAAATTAAAGCGGTTCGCTCTTTCATTGCCCAAGGGGTTGATGCCATCTTTATCGCGCCAGTGGTACAAACTGGCTGGGGCCCTGTGCTAGAAGAAGCCAAGGATTACGATATTCCGGTCTTCCTACTCGACCGTGGCATCGATGTGCAAGATGATTCACTTTATATGACCGCAGTAATGGCGGACAACGTGCTGGAAGGTGAATTAGCTGGTAAGTGGCTGATCGACACAGTCGGCGATAAGTCATGTAACGTAGTTGAGCTGCAAGGTACGGTAGGCGCTAGTGTGGCTATCGACCGTAAAAAAGGCTTCCAAGACGCCATCGCTTCTGCCGACAATCTAAAAATTATCCGTACTCAATCTGGCGAATTTACCCGTAGTAAAGGTAAAGAAGTCATGGAGAGCTTCATTAAAGCCGAAGATAACGGTAAGAATATTTGTGCGGTATTTGCTCACAACGATGATATGGCGATCGGCGCTATTCAATCGATTAAAGAAGCCGGGCTAAAACCGGGTAGCGATATTTACATCGTCTCTATTGATGGTGTGCCAGATATCTTTAAAGCCATGATGGCTGGTGATGCGAATGCAACAGTAGAGCTTACGCCAAATATGGCTGGCCCTGCTTATGATGCGCTAATCAAATACAAAGAAGACGGCACTGTGCCGCCAAAACACATCAAAACCGAAACGACGCTATTTGAACCAGGTAGCGCTAAAGAGCAACTCGCTCTGAAAAAAGACATGGGATATTAA
- a CDS encoding methylglyoxal synthase, whose product MKKTIRTMPAHKNIALVAHDHYKPELLRWVVENKEKLQKHFLYATGTTGNMLSKETGLAIKSLISGPMGGDQQLGALISEGKIDMMIFFWDPLNAVPHDPDVKALLRIASVWNIPVATNRATAKFLFNSELLEQEVDIEIPDYQAYLNDRL is encoded by the coding sequence ATGAAAAAAACCATTCGAACTATGCCTGCACATAAAAATATTGCGCTCGTCGCACATGATCACTACAAGCCAGAATTATTGCGTTGGGTAGTTGAAAATAAAGAGAAACTTCAAAAACACTTTTTATATGCCACAGGCACAACCGGCAATATGCTGAGTAAAGAAACTGGCCTTGCCATTAAAAGTTTAATTAGCGGCCCTATGGGTGGCGATCAACAACTTGGCGCGCTGATCTCTGAAGGTAAAATTGATATGATGATTTTCTTTTGGGATCCTCTTAACGCCGTCCCTCATGACCCCGATGTAAAAGCTTTACTTCGTATCGCATCAGTATGGAATATTCCTGTTGCTACGAACCGTGCCACTGCTAAATTTTTGTTTAACTCTGAACTATTAGAGCAAGAAGTAGATATAGAAATTCCAGATTATCAAGCTTATTTGAACGACCGTTTGTAA